The genome window GTGAGGAAGATTGTGCTAGGATAGGGAGTATCCCACTGAGTACATGTGAAAGCAAGGATAGACTGGTTTGGCCAAGGTCTATCTCTGGACAATACACAGTTAAAACTGGCTATGTAATGGCTAAGGAGATGAATAACAGGAAGGAGCAGACTAAGTATAGGGAAGGGAATCACAGCAGAAATGAAGGAAACTCTGGAGCTTGGAAATTCTTATGGAGTCTAAACACCAAACATAAACTAAAACATTTTATATGGAAATGTTTACGGGGAATACTGCCAGTAAATGAGGTGCTAAAGAGGAGAACTGGAAAAGGAGATAGCAGATGTGTTTGCTGTGGAGAGAATACAGAAACTCTGGAACATATGTTGTTTCTTTGCAGACATGCAGAATTGATCTGGAAAGCTGCACCTGTCAGGTGGGATGGATTGTTGGACTTCAGACACAACTTTTGGCTTTGGTGGAATAGTCTTATGGAAGCCAAAGAGAGACTTGAGGGGAGGGATCACATAGTTCTTACTATAAATATTCTTTGGCAGGTGTGGAAGTCCAGGAATAGTATCCAGTTTAACAGAGAGGGAAGGTGTCCTGGAGAGACTGTAAATAAGGCATTGCTGGAATGGTTAGAGTATAAGAACGTAGGGAGTGAAGAGAATTCTAACAGAAAAGTAGGGGGGCACAAAGCTATG of Coffea arabica cultivar ET-39 chromosome 5c, Coffea Arabica ET-39 HiFi, whole genome shotgun sequence contains these proteins:
- the LOC140007360 gene encoding uncharacterized protein, which codes for MAKEMNNRKEQTKYREGNHSRNEGNSGAWKFLWSLNTKHKLKHFIWKCLRGILPVNEVLKRRTGKGDSRCVCCGENTETLEHMLFLCRHAELIWKAAPVRWDGLLDFRHNFWLWWNSLMEAKERLEGRDHIVLTINILWQVWKSRNSIQFNREGRCPGETVNKALLEWLEYKNVGSEENSNRKVGGHKAMKGGSWSLPPKGYIIMNTDASLNIQKQRVGRGIVARKDDGGLIGAWADSDDKLGEPAVEEALAIRQALNIAKQKGWRKVLIQSDCKGIIDKINARKAENPNIGVILFDILKLNKVFTECSFSFIKREGNFVAHHLAKFAINLINDFEWQQSFPEWLTSLARNDVGASAPAL